Proteins encoded together in one Bombiscardovia nodaiensis window:
- the hsp10 gene encoding 10 kDa chaperonin — protein sequence MSISLTPLEDKIVIKQAPAETKTASGLVIPDSAKEKPQQGEVLAVGPGRRDDKGERIPVDIQVGDKVLYSKYGGTEVNYEGEDYLIVSARDVLAVLK from the coding sequence GTGTCGATCTCACTCACACCGTTGGAAGACAAGATTGTAATCAAGCAGGCTCCTGCTGAGACTAAGACCGCTTCCGGCCTGGTCATTCCGGATTCTGCTAAGGAAAAGCCGCAGCAGGGCGAAGTGCTGGCTGTTGGTCCCGGCCGTCGTGACGACAAGGGTGAGCGTATCCCTGTCGACATTCAGGTTGGCGACAAGGTGCTTTACTCCAAGTACGGCGGCACCGAGGTGAACTATGAGGGCGAAGATTACCTCATCGTTTCAGCTCGTGATGTGTTGGCTGTGTTGAAGTAA
- the nrdI gene encoding protein NrdI — MEQVAPAQDVQVATPPEYAAVGEHIGALVYFSSQSRNTARFVANCQLPDEGINVFRIPIKPHEAPLNVREPYVLMIPTYGGGSVRKAVLPQIRRFLNDPANRAGIRGVIASGNTNFGESFCLAGDIVARKCQVPLIYYFELMGTKEDEQKVRKGLVDFFHNHPE, encoded by the coding sequence ATGGAGCAAGTAGCGCCAGCGCAAGATGTTCAGGTGGCCACCCCGCCTGAGTACGCAGCGGTGGGGGAGCACATTGGAGCACTCGTCTACTTTTCCTCCCAGTCGCGCAACACGGCCCGTTTTGTGGCCAACTGCCAACTTCCGGACGAGGGAATCAACGTTTTTCGTATACCAATTAAGCCCCACGAGGCTCCGCTCAACGTCCGTGAACCCTATGTGCTCATGATTCCTACCTATGGCGGGGGGTCGGTTCGGAAGGCAGTTTTGCCTCAGATTAGGCGCTTCTTGAACGATCCAGCCAACAGAGCCGGTATCCGCGGGGTGATTGCTTCAGGCAACACGAACTTCGGCGAATCCTTCTGTTTGGCGGGCGATATTGTTGCCCGCAAGTGCCAGGTACCCCTCATCTACTACTTTGAACTCATGGGTACCAAGGAGGACGAGCAGAAGGTGCGGAAGGGGTTAGTGGACTTTTTCCACAATCACCCTGAGTAA
- the nrdE gene encoding ribonucleoside-diphosphate reductase, producing MAAQEDTSLALDKTADTEETYDPARDYHALNAMLNLYDSNGQIQFDKDKDAERQYMTSHVAANTKTFASTAERLKFLIDNLYYEGQVFAKYSPEFLDRIYQQAEDAGFEFETFLGAFKFYTSYALKTFDGKQYLEDFPQRSVAVALELADGDEGKAMKYAEEIISGRFQPATPTFLNLGKAQRGEPVSCFLVRIEDNMESISRGINAALQLSKRGGGVALLLSNLRELGAPIKHIENQSSGVVPVMKLLEDSFSYANQLGARQGAGAVYLNAHHPDIMRFLDTKRENADEKIRIKSLALGVVVPDITFELAKQKAPMALFSPYDVERVYGKPFADISISEHYDEMVKDTRIHKKYIDARDFFMTLAEIQFESGYPYILFEDTVNKANPIDGRITMSNLCSEILQVQEPSTYDENLNYDHIGRDISCNLGSLNIAKAIDGGLADTVEMAIHALTSVSDHTNIEAVPSIKRGNDEGHAIGLGQMNLHGFLAREGIHYGSEEGLDFTDMYFMTVAYHAYRASHQIAVERGKAFASFAKSDYAKQPGQGNYFDKYTDGRRSLEPKTEKVRAIFAKYSIAIPSVEDWKALQAAILNDGIYNQNLQAIPPTGSISYINHSTSSILPIPSKIEIRKEGKIGRVYYPAPFMTNENLDYYEDAYEIGWKKIIDTYAEATQHVDQGLSLTLFFPDTTTTREVNKAQIYAWRKGIKTLYYIRIRQQALEGTEVKDCVSCML from the coding sequence ATGGCAGCACAGGAAGACACGTCATTGGCCTTAGATAAGACCGCGGACACGGAAGAGACGTACGATCCGGCTCGCGATTATCACGCCTTGAACGCCATGCTCAACCTCTACGACAGCAACGGGCAGATTCAGTTTGACAAAGATAAAGATGCTGAGCGCCAATATATGACCTCGCATGTGGCTGCAAATACCAAGACATTTGCCTCCACGGCTGAGCGGCTCAAGTTTTTGATTGACAACCTCTACTATGAGGGCCAAGTGTTTGCCAAGTACTCGCCGGAGTTTTTGGACCGCATCTACCAGCAAGCCGAGGACGCCGGTTTCGAGTTCGAAACTTTCTTGGGTGCTTTCAAGTTCTACACTTCGTATGCCTTGAAGACCTTCGACGGCAAGCAGTATTTGGAGGACTTCCCCCAGCGCTCGGTGGCCGTCGCCCTGGAGCTGGCCGACGGAGACGAGGGTAAGGCCATGAAGTACGCGGAGGAGATTATCTCCGGCCGCTTCCAGCCCGCAACTCCTACCTTCCTGAACTTGGGCAAGGCTCAGCGCGGCGAACCCGTCTCCTGCTTCCTGGTGCGCATTGAAGACAACATGGAGTCCATCTCCCGCGGCATCAACGCGGCCCTCCAGCTCTCCAAGCGCGGAGGCGGCGTGGCCCTGCTGCTGAGCAACTTGCGCGAGCTGGGTGCTCCCATTAAGCACATTGAAAACCAGTCTTCGGGCGTGGTGCCGGTCATGAAGCTCCTGGAGGATTCCTTCTCCTACGCCAACCAGCTGGGTGCTCGGCAGGGAGCCGGCGCGGTCTACTTGAATGCCCACCATCCCGACATTATGCGCTTCCTCGACACCAAGCGCGAGAACGCCGACGAGAAGATCCGTATTAAGTCGCTGGCCCTAGGCGTTGTGGTGCCAGACATTACCTTCGAGCTGGCCAAGCAGAAGGCCCCGATGGCCCTTTTCTCGCCCTACGACGTTGAGCGCGTCTACGGCAAGCCTTTCGCAGACATCTCTATCTCTGAGCACTATGACGAGATGGTTAAAGACACCCGTATTCACAAGAAGTACATTGACGCGCGCGACTTCTTCATGACCCTGGCTGAGATTCAATTTGAGTCCGGTTACCCCTACATCCTCTTCGAGGACACGGTCAACAAGGCCAACCCTATCGACGGCCGAATCACCATGAGCAACCTGTGCTCGGAGATCCTCCAAGTGCAGGAGCCCTCAACCTACGACGAGAACTTGAACTACGACCACATTGGCCGCGATATCTCTTGCAACTTGGGTTCGCTCAACATTGCAAAAGCTATCGACGGCGGCCTGGCCGACACGGTTGAAATGGCTATTCACGCCCTCACTTCGGTCTCTGACCACACCAACATTGAGGCCGTGCCCTCTATTAAGCGTGGCAACGACGAGGGGCACGCGATTGGCCTGGGCCAGATGAACCTTCACGGCTTCCTAGCCCGTGAAGGCATTCACTACGGTTCGGAAGAGGGCTTGGACTTCACCGACATGTACTTCATGACCGTGGCCTACCACGCCTACCGGGCCTCCCACCAGATTGCCGTCGAGCGTGGCAAGGCCTTCGCCTCCTTCGCTAAGTCCGATTACGCTAAGCAGCCGGGCCAGGGCAACTACTTCGACAAGTACACGGACGGCCGTCGCTCTCTGGAGCCCAAGACTGAGAAGGTGCGCGCCATCTTTGCCAAGTACAGCATCGCCATCCCATCTGTAGAGGATTGGAAAGCCCTCCAGGCTGCCATCCTGAACGACGGCATCTACAACCAGAACCTTCAGGCCATCCCGCCCACCGGTTCCATCTCCTACATCAACCACTCCACGAGCTCGATTTTGCCGATTCCTTCGAAGATTGAGATTCGTAAGGAAGGCAAGATTGGCCGCGTCTACTACCCAGCGCCCTTCATGACCAACGAAAACTTGGATTACTACGAAGACGCTTACGAGATTGGTTGGAAGAAGATTATCGACACCTACGCCGAAGCCACCCAGCACGTGGACCAGGGCCTCTCGCTCACCCTCTTCTTCCCTGACACCACCACCACGCGCGAGGTGAACAAGGCTCAGATTTACGCCTGGCGCAAGGGCATTAAGACCCTCTACTACATTCGCATCCGTCAGCAGGCGCTGGAGGGTACGGAAGTCAAGGACTGCGTCTCCTGCATGTTATAG
- the nrdF gene encoding ribonucleoside-diphosphate reductase subunit beta — protein MVPPISIPRQPLKLIDRVSAINWNRLEDDKDLEVWDRLTGNFWLPEKVPVSNDIPSWQAMSEEEHTLTMRVFTGLTLLDTIQGTVGAVSLIPDSLTPHEEAVYTNISFMESVHAKSYSSIFSTLSNTPEIDAAFDWSEHNEFLQKKAQIVLDYYEGDSPLKRKVASTLLESFLFYSGFYLPMYFSSHAKLTNTADLIRLIIRDEAVHGYYIGYKYQKGLAKVSDSERQDMSDYTYELLNDLYDNEVEYTESLYSGVGLVDDVKKFLRYNGNKALMNLGYPALFPSDTTDVNPAIIASLSPNADENHDFFSGSGSSYVMGKAVETDDDDWDF, from the coding sequence ATGGTCCCACCGATTTCTATCCCTCGTCAGCCGCTCAAGCTGATTGACCGGGTTTCGGCCATCAATTGGAACCGCCTGGAAGATGACAAAGATTTGGAGGTCTGGGACAGGCTCACCGGCAACTTCTGGCTGCCCGAAAAGGTCCCCGTCTCCAACGACATCCCCTCTTGGCAGGCTATGAGTGAGGAAGAGCACACGCTGACTATGCGCGTCTTTACTGGCCTGACCCTGCTCGACACCATTCAGGGCACCGTGGGCGCAGTTTCGCTCATTCCCGACTCGCTGACCCCTCACGAGGAAGCGGTCTACACCAACATCTCGTTCATGGAGTCGGTGCATGCCAAGTCATACTCCTCCATTTTCTCCACCCTGTCCAACACGCCGGAGATTGACGCGGCTTTCGACTGGTCGGAGCACAACGAGTTCTTGCAAAAGAAGGCGCAGATTGTGCTCGATTATTACGAGGGTGACTCGCCCTTGAAGCGCAAGGTAGCTTCCACTCTGCTGGAGTCCTTCCTCTTCTACTCGGGCTTCTACCTGCCCATGTACTTCTCCTCCCACGCCAAGTTGACCAACACGGCCGACTTGATCCGCCTGATTATCCGCGACGAGGCTGTGCACGGCTACTACATTGGCTACAAGTATCAAAAGGGTCTGGCCAAGGTCTCAGACTCTGAGCGCCAAGATATGAGCGACTACACCTACGAGCTCCTGAATGACTTGTACGACAACGAAGTGGAGTACACGGAGTCTCTCTACTCGGGCGTTGGGCTGGTAGACGATGTGAAGAAGTTCCTGCGCTACAACGGCAACAAGGCCCTGATGAACCTGGGCTACCCGGCTCTCTTCCCCTCGGACACCACCGATGTGAACCCGGCTATCATTGCCTCCCTATCTCCCAATGCGGACGAGAACCACGACTTCTTCTCCGGTTCTGGCTCTTCCTACGTGATGGGCAAGGCCGTAGAGACCGATGACGACGACTGGGACTTCTAG
- the rpmG gene encoding 50S ribosomal protein L33 gives MAKAADIRPGITLACTVCKERNYITTKNRRNTPDRLELKKFCSRCGKHTLHRETR, from the coding sequence ATGGCAAAAGCCGCAGATATTCGTCCTGGCATTACGCTGGCGTGCACCGTATGCAAGGAGCGTAATTACATTACGACCAAGAACCGTCGCAACACTCCTGACCGCCTCGAGCTGAAGAAGTTCTGCTCTCGCTGCGGCAAGCACACGCTGCACCGGGAGACCCGCTGA